The Calothrix sp. PCC 7507 DNA segment GCGCCTTTTTAGTGGTCTGTGAGCGACAATTAAACTACTAAATTGTGGCGACAAAACTATCAAAAAATATTCTCGTTGTAGTGTCCTATTTGGTAATAATTGCACGCCAACATGATGGAAGGTGGGAACCGGAGAAGGCAAAGCAGATGAACTTCTGTCTTTTCGTCTCTCCGCTAGGTGACAACTATAAATGTCGCCAGAAACATCTACAGAGGATTGATAACGCACTAATTCTGAGTGCCAAATTTTTCCTGGTGGTAGCTTCACCCATAAAGTAGCTGCAATTTGCTGCTCAATCAGTAAGTCAATTTGTGATCGAACTAGTGATAGCAGGGTAGCAGGACTGAGGCGCAATTGTTGGGGAGACACTTGCACTCCCAAAGCCAGCTGATAAATGGACAAATCCTGAGCCAGAGAATCATTCATGAGTCAAGCACAAGAATTATGAATTATGAATTATGAATTATGAATTATGTTTTGTAAAACTAATGGAGTGTATCATTTAGCATAGACTGTGGCAAGCTAATGTGAATTTTATGGGGAATGGGGAATGGGGAATAGGCAATAGGTTATTCTCCCCCTGCCCCCTGCCCCCTGCCTTAGATGCTGAGTCTGGCTTGCAAAGCCTCTCGTGCTTGTTCTCGGTCGTCAAAGTGGATTTTTTCGGTGCCGAGGATTTGGTAATCTTCGTGACCTTTACCTGCTAGTAATATCCCATCGCCAGGTTGTGCTTGTAAGATAGCAGTGCGAATGGCGGTAGCGCGATCGCTAATCACAATTGGTGTAACTGTATCAGGAATTCCCGCCAACACATCTTGTAAAATCCTTTCAGGGTCTTCGGTGCGGGGATTATCTGAAGTCACTACCGCTACATCAGCTAATTCAGCAGCGATTTTACCCATTTTGGGGCGCTTAGTGCGATCGCGATCGCCTCCACAGCCAAATACACAAATCACCTTACCAGGAATAAACGGCCGGGCAGCTTTGAGCAAGTTCTCCAAACTATCCGGCGTGTGAGCATAATCGACAATCACGCTGATATCTTGGTTAGGGACGATTTGCACCCGTTCCATTCTCCCTGGAACTCCGGGAAACTCAGGTATAGCAGTCGCCACCAACTGCAAATCTAGTCCCAAATGTAAAACTGCACCTACCGCCGCCAAGAGATTTTCTAAGTTATATTGACCGACTAGAGGCGACCTAAAAGCCACATCACCCTTTGGTGTATGCAACGTACCGCTGACACCATTAGGCTCATAATTCAAGTCACTCATCCATAAATTAGCGTCAGCATTGTTGACACTGTAACTCCAAACTCTGTCTGGACTCAACGCTGCAATTAACCTCTCACCATAAGCATCATCAGCGTTAATTATTGCCCGTCCTTTGAGATAATCAGGACTAAACAACAACGCTTTCGCCGCAAAATAATCTTCCATATCGCGGTGATAGTCCAGATGGTCTTGGGTAAGATTGCTAAACACTCCCACCTCAAACTGACAACCCAGAACTCTACCCTGAGCCAAAGCATGGGAACTTACTTCCATCACCCCAAATTCACAACCAGCATCCACGGCTTCCCCTAGCTGCTGTTGCAATTCCACAGCAAACGGCGTTGTGTGGACAGCAGTTTGCTCAAAACCAGGCCAACGAGTGTAGAGTGTCCCCATCAAGGCTGTTGGTAGTTCTGCTTTTCCTAGGAGAAATTCAATCAGGTGAGTGGTGGTAGTTTTGCCATTAGTCCCAGTCACACCCACTAATTTCAGCTTTTGCCCAGGATAACCATAAAAAGCACTGGCTATCTGTCCACAAGCTTGAGTCATATTCACCGCACTAATGACCAAAGCCTCAGAGGTGGGGGGCTGTTTTTGTACAGCTTCGGGGGAGACAATTGCTGCTACCGCACCAGAGGCGATCGCACTCGGCCAAAATTCCCCACCATCTACCCGCGTTCCTGGCATCCCAATAAACAAGTCTCCCACACCGCAAGCATGGGAATTCGTCTTCAAGCCTGTCACCTCTGCATCCGCAAAGCCAGGATTGCTAGGCAATTTCTCAACACCATCTACCGCAGCTATTAATTCCCGCAATTTCATCTTGTGAACCTCGGCACACGTTCCTCTTGCGCTTATTCTGCATTATTTTTTTCTAATTGGATAAATACTTACGCAGCATTTGCTCTAATTGTTGCACACTAGCACGTGGTGAAGGACGGGGCAAGGGTTTTTCAATCGTCTCTGGTTCTTCTTTAGCGCCTTGGCGGTGGGATAAAAACAAAACCGGCACTTCATACTGATATGCTAACAACCAATCTTCACGAGTCGTAATATCCCGGACTTCTAACTCAAAGTCGATATTTTGGATTTGTGCTAGCTTTTCGTGCAAACCCTCACACAAATGACATCCCGGCTTACTGTATAAAATTAATCGCATTTGTTCTATTGCCTCCCTACTTAAATACTGAATTAAAATTTGGGGAATGTGCAAAAATATGCAAATAAACAGTTCAGCTAACTAATCTCAATTAGTACAATTAGCGACCTGCATTACTTACATTTGTTATCAGCATCTACTTTTCATACATTATATATGCGTATAAATACAGAATGGAATTTTTCGATAACCCCACTGTGCTGGAGTCAGGAATTGCTGAGGCAAGTTTACTATATCGGATCACAACCCGAATTAGGCGATCGCTAGACCTGCAAGAAATATTAACAGCTACTGTTGCGGAAGTTCGTGCATTTTTGGGTACAGACCGGGTGATGATGTATCGGTTTGATAGCGACGGTAGTGGAGAAGTTATTGCCGAATCCATAGATCAGCAGCGTCTACCCTCACTGTTAGGGCTACACTTCCCCGCTGATGATATTCCTCCAGAACACCGAGAAATGTTTCTGTGGGCGCGGCAGCGTTCGATTGTGAATGTGGCTAGTGGGCGGATTGGCTTATGGCCGCTAGAGAGTTCAGCAACTGGTAACTCTCTCAAAATTGAAAATCTCTACTACCGAGCGGTAGACCCATGTCATATTCAATACTTAACGGCAATGGGTGTACAATCTTCATTGGCAGTGCCAATTGTACACCAAGACCCCATAGAGGAATCAAATAAACCTCGACTATGGGGATTGTTGGTATCGCACCACAGCACACCGCGCCCAGATATGAAACGAGAAGTGCAAGTGGTGCAACAAGTTGTCGATCAAGTATCAATAGCGATCGCTCAAAGTTACCTACTTACCCAAACCCGTGCCGAACAACAGCGACAAGCGATCGTTAACCGAGTTACCACCCTATTGCATTCACTACCCACAATTCAGTTGCAGCCAGCCTTAGAAGCAACGATTGCGGCATTTGATGGGGTAGGTGGCAGACTCTACATTGAACAGAGTGCGGAACTATACACCTGGGGCGAACAACCAACACTGGCAAATGACTTAGAAAACACCATCATCGAACAGCATCTGCTGTGGCAAGATTGGCTAGCTGAGTGTAAACAAGGTAACATTTGGGCAATCACAGACCTCTACAAAGAGCCGCACTGGGAAGTTTTAGCTCCCCTATTCCCATCAACTCGCATTCGGGGAATGTTGATCATTCCCCTCAATTTCCGGCAACAGTTCATCGGTGTTTTCAGCATTTTCCGGACAGGATTTGATACTGAAATATTGTGGGCAGGACAGCGCGATCCTCATGAGCGCCAACGGCTACCCCAACTTTCGTTTACGGCGTGGTTAGAGCAGAAAAAACAGCAAGCACCAGAGTGGAAGCCTGAAGAAATCAGCATGGGACGGGCTTTAGCAGAGCAATTTGCGATCGCCATTCAGCAGCAGCAAATGTATCAACAGATGCAGGTATTAAATACTAAGCTGGAAGGTATGAGCCGAGAACGCGCCGAGTTGCAGCAATCTTTAGATTTAAACAAAGTAATCAAGCAAGTTTCAGACCAGATACGTAGCAATTTAGACTACAAAATTACGCTGCAAACTATTGTCCAGGAGGTGCGAAAACTCCTCAAAACAGACCGAGTATTAATTTATCAGATTCTCGACGATTTAAGAGGTGAAGTAATCGTTGAAGATGTGGACGCTCAGTTTGGCTCTATTCTGGGCATGATCACACCATTAGAATGCTTTCCTGATGAATATGCCCACCTTTACTTGCGCGGAAGAGTCCGAGCCATCAACAACACAACCTCCCCAGATTTGAGTCTCTGTCATCGACAGTTTTTGCAGACTCTGCAAATTCAAGCAAATTTAATTGTCCCAATTAAGATGGGTACGCAATTATGGGGGTTAATCATTGCTCACGAGTGTCGTGCTACCAGAAATTGGCAAGATGCAGAAATTGATTTGTTGCAACGTTTAGCAGATGAAGCAGTCCTAGCCATCCAGCAAGCACAATTATACGAAACCAGTCGGGCGGCGGAATCACTAGCCACGGGACAAGCTGAACAACTGACACAAGCCCTCAACGAAATTCAACAAGCACAGATACAACTCATCAAAACTGAAAAAATGTCCAGCTTGGGGTTGTGGGCGCTGGGTGTAGCCCAGGAAATAAAAAACCCAGTTAATTTCATCTACTGTAATCTGTCCTACACCAACGACTATACCAAAGAACTGCTCGAGCTTTTGCGTCTCTACCAGTTGCACTATCCTTACCCAAACATTGAAATCAGACGCCAAGCAGAAGCAATTGATTTAGATTTTCTTACAGAAAACTTACCTCAAATCCTCTTAGCTATGAAAGCACAGGCCGAGCGGATCAACTCCATGATGTTCTCATTGCGTAACTTTTCTGGACTTGATCGGGCTGCTATTAAATCTGTTGATCAGCACGAAGCTCAATAAAACGAAGGTGTTGCTGATAAAGAGGGATTGGATACTGACATTCTTCCCTATCCTCAATTTTGCAGCATCCATTCTCAAAACCTCCACCCACCAGGGGATGGAGGTTTCATTTTTTCTGAGTAGTAAATACAAACCAGATAATCAATACCGTAAACCCTAAATAGCCAAACACAGTCACCCACTCTTGCCAGTTACTCAATATATCGTTCATCAGCATCAACTCAGCTTAACCTTGCTCATGTCTCTAAAATCTTTGTCTGAATTTTCCGGAACTGATCATCTCAGTGTGGTAGTCCTTATTGTGATGTCAAGATTATGCTAACCTCCTATAACTAAACCTGCGGGGAATATCCCTACTATTCAAAAGCCCGGTCAAAACGACTGGGTTTTTGATTAGGAGCTTTTTCACCTAAATTCCTACTTCTAATACATGCAACTTGACTGGGAGTGAGTCAGCATAGGAAAACATAGCTTTCTCTGCTGATGTGATACCTGCATAATCGTGGGTTGAGTCATAGCACCCACGCACGAGAAGCATTGTTAAATAGATTAACCATAGACTACCTGAGAGACCATTATGACTTCTTCATTTGAGGATTTGGTGTTAGTTGCGGGTGGAACTGGTGGAGTAGGGCAGCTTGTGGTAGGCAAGCTTTTAGAAAGAGGCTTCCGGGTTCGCGTCCTCACACGCAATGCGGCAAAAGCCACAAAGATGTTTGACAACAGAGTGGAAGTTGCTGTTGGTGATATCCGCTCTAGCAATACACTCCCAGCCGCAATGCTGAATGTCACCCATATCATCTGTTGCACGGGTACTACTGCCTTTCCTTCGAGTCGATGGGAGTTTGACTCAGAACCTAACTTGATTGAATGGGTGCAGTTGTTTTTCGACCCCAAATATAGTATCAGCAGGGCAAAGAACAGTCCGATTAAGACTGATGCTGAAGGTGTGAGCAACTTAGTAGCAGCAGCACCAGAGAATCTCAGGCGATTCGTTTTCGTCTCTTCCTGCGGGATTTTGCGTAAATATGAGTTTCCTTGGAAACTTCTCAATGCATATGGGGTGTTAGATGCCAAACAAAAGGGCGAGGAAGCGATCATTGGTTCCGGATTGGCCTACACTATTATTCGTCCGGGACGCTTAATTGATGGCCCTTATACTTCATACGACCTCAACACCCTACTCAAAGCAAAAACCGGAGGTAAGTTTGGTGTGGTACTGGGCAAGGGCGATACACTCCAAGGTGATGCCAGCCGCATTGATGTGGCAGCAGCTTGTGTGGAGTCTATTCTTTATCCATCAAGTGAAGGCCAAGTTTTTGAGATTGTCAATCAGGGCACAAGACCACCTGTGATTGATTGGGATAACCTGTTTTCTCAGCTAACGTCTGATTAACAAACATCTAAATAAAAACCCCTGGTCAGTACCAGGGGTATTCATCTTTATTCCCATATATGAGAATCGCATTTGCGAGCCTCTATGAAACCTCACCCTATGCAGTAATTGCATAGTATTTATTTAAATAATGCAATTACATAGTCAGATTATCCGGAAGTCTACGCATCATGAGTCCTGACACCAAAGATAAATGAGCGTAGTTGCCCTATTTCTTTCAGACATCCGAACTATCACACTCTCCAAGATCAATACTGAAAACAGGGAATTATATCTGCATTTAGAAAAAAAAGGTTTAGCTGAGTGCTAAACCTCTATATATCCTAGTGCTTAAACAGACATCTTCAATTAATTTAGACTTACTCATCTTACAAATCATCTCCCTAGAGGATGTGTGTAAATTTTCTAAACCCTGCTAGAGAATTACTTAATTACTCATAAACACAGTTTTACTAAAGCAAGCATTTATATGTACTAAGCATTTACTGCACTACGATTAATTTAGACTTGTCATAACTGTGTCATCCTCCTAGCGGATGTGTGCAAATCATTTCAAAACTGAACAAAAATAATTTGGTTACTCACAAGAAAAAGGTTTGGTCATGAACCAAACCTCGATCATTGCTGTGCTTAACAACGTACTAGATTAATTTAGACATACTTTTTTTACAGATCATCTTCCTAGAGGATGTGTCCCAATATTCTAAAAACTGGTAGCACTTTATTTAGTCAAAATATTAACTAGCTTTAATAATGGAGATATAGCATTTCCCGACAAGCGTGACGTACACCCGGGTACGGCACTGCTGTGCTACTACACCTCGCGATATAATGTTGTACTCCATCTAAATGGGAACCGCTATATAAAAATTTCTCAGTATTTAACTTAGAAATGAAAAAGGCTTGGATGTTAGCCAAGCCTCCAGATATACCAGGTGTTTACCATATCTAACTAATTTAGACTGACTCTGCTGACAAAGCATCTTTCTATCAGGTGTATACAAAAATTCTCAAAGCTGATATGGCATGATTTTGCCA contains these protein-coding regions:
- a CDS encoding SDR family oxidoreductase, encoding MTSSFEDLVLVAGGTGGVGQLVVGKLLERGFRVRVLTRNAAKATKMFDNRVEVAVGDIRSSNTLPAAMLNVTHIICCTGTTAFPSSRWEFDSEPNLIEWVQLFFDPKYSISRAKNSPIKTDAEGVSNLVAAAPENLRRFVFVSSCGILRKYEFPWKLLNAYGVLDAKQKGEEAIIGSGLAYTIIRPGRLIDGPYTSYDLNTLLKAKTGGKFGVVLGKGDTLQGDASRIDVAAACVESILYPSSEGQVFEIVNQGTRPPVIDWDNLFSQLTSD
- a CDS encoding UDP-N-acetylmuramoyl-L-alanyl-D-glutamate--2,6-diaminopimelate ligase — protein: MKLRELIAAVDGVEKLPSNPGFADAEVTGLKTNSHACGVGDLFIGMPGTRVDGGEFWPSAIASGAVAAIVSPEAVQKQPPTSEALVISAVNMTQACGQIASAFYGYPGQKLKLVGVTGTNGKTTTTHLIEFLLGKAELPTALMGTLYTRWPGFEQTAVHTTPFAVELQQQLGEAVDAGCEFGVMEVSSHALAQGRVLGCQFEVGVFSNLTQDHLDYHRDMEDYFAAKALLFSPDYLKGRAIINADDAYGERLIAALSPDRVWSYSVNNADANLWMSDLNYEPNGVSGTLHTPKGDVAFRSPLVGQYNLENLLAAVGAVLHLGLDLQLVATAIPEFPGVPGRMERVQIVPNQDISVIVDYAHTPDSLENLLKAARPFIPGKVICVFGCGGDRDRTKRPKMGKIAAELADVAVVTSDNPRTEDPERILQDVLAGIPDTVTPIVISDRATAIRTAILQAQPGDGILLAGKGHEDYQILGTEKIHFDDREQAREALQARLSI
- a CDS encoding glutaredoxin family protein — protein: MRLILYSKPGCHLCEGLHEKLAQIQNIDFELEVRDITTREDWLLAYQYEVPVLFLSHRQGAKEEPETIEKPLPRPSPRASVQQLEQMLRKYLSN
- a CDS encoding GAF domain-containing protein, with amino-acid sequence MEFFDNPTVLESGIAEASLLYRITTRIRRSLDLQEILTATVAEVRAFLGTDRVMMYRFDSDGSGEVIAESIDQQRLPSLLGLHFPADDIPPEHREMFLWARQRSIVNVASGRIGLWPLESSATGNSLKIENLYYRAVDPCHIQYLTAMGVQSSLAVPIVHQDPIEESNKPRLWGLLVSHHSTPRPDMKREVQVVQQVVDQVSIAIAQSYLLTQTRAEQQRQAIVNRVTTLLHSLPTIQLQPALEATIAAFDGVGGRLYIEQSAELYTWGEQPTLANDLENTIIEQHLLWQDWLAECKQGNIWAITDLYKEPHWEVLAPLFPSTRIRGMLIIPLNFRQQFIGVFSIFRTGFDTEILWAGQRDPHERQRLPQLSFTAWLEQKKQQAPEWKPEEISMGRALAEQFAIAIQQQQMYQQMQVLNTKLEGMSRERAELQQSLDLNKVIKQVSDQIRSNLDYKITLQTIVQEVRKLLKTDRVLIYQILDDLRGEVIVEDVDAQFGSILGMITPLECFPDEYAHLYLRGRVRAINNTTSPDLSLCHRQFLQTLQIQANLIVPIKMGTQLWGLIIAHECRATRNWQDAEIDLLQRLADEAVLAIQQAQLYETSRAAESLATGQAEQLTQALNEIQQAQIQLIKTEKMSSLGLWALGVAQEIKNPVNFIYCNLSYTNDYTKELLELLRLYQLHYPYPNIEIRRQAEAIDLDFLTENLPQILLAMKAQAERINSMMFSLRNFSGLDRAAIKSVDQHEAQ